TAACAACAAAATGTCCCATTCTACTATGATCCAGGCAGGTCATCAAGGAACTCTGATTGATGTATTCTTTCCAGATTATATAAATAAGGTCTCGAGAAATTGTTCTAGCGTGGCTTTGGTTCAGTTCTCCTTCTCAGGGGAGAATGAATCCTGGAGCATCTTGGCGGTGATTCAGTACCTCACATGAGAAAAACAGCTAAGAATATTACTATCATCCCCTGACCCTTTCCTACCATTATTTCCCATTATGTGATCTCTTTTCAACACTCACAGTCCTCTCACTTTTCCCAATTACTGCCTTAAACCAGACTGGGTTTCTTTGGCTAGAAATCTCTGGTTCAGCTATACTGCCCTCTACAGGCAAGTGGCAGCATGTCTTTTCACATATGGTATTGGCTATTGAGTATCTTCTTTTGTACAATATTCAAATTTGTGgccactttaaaaaattgagttgtaTGCTTTTTCACATTGATTtgtttgagttctttatatattctggatatgtcTGTGTCAGATACATGCATCAtgagtattttttccctttttactttcttttttgggggggtttatatatatatttttattggagtatagtcagtttacaatgttgtgtcaatgtctggtgtacagcacaatgtttcagtcatacatgaacatacatatattcgttttcatatcctttttcaccataggttactacaagatattgaatatagtcccctgggctatacagtataaacttgtttatctattttttatatattagttagtatctgtaaatcttctCCCTTTTcacttctggttttttttttttttgcaagatatgtgtatttattttttaaaatttttaaaatttctttacatgaacatacatatattcattgccctGTTCACTTTCTTAAGTTGTCTTTCAATGAGcagaagttttatatttaataaatcaatttaataatattttgtatttagtCCTTTTTGTTTCCTGATTATTTCCAAGATATTCCCTCAtctcgctttgctgtacacatgaaactaacactgtacattgacacttcaataaaaaagagaattaataaaaaaagaaatattcactcATCTCAGAATCacagatattttacaaatatatatttatatatattctggttttttttaaagaaattttatagttttagtccACACATTTAGGTCGATGAGccactttgaattaatttttgtgtatggcgtgGAGTAAGGGATCAAGTTTAATTGTTTTCCATGTGCTTCTCAAGTTTCTCCAGCTGCATGTAGTCCATGAGCCCTACTCTCCCCTCAAACTGCATTGACACTTTGCCAAAAATGAAATGACTGTGttaataaagatttatttctgggctctctattctattacATTGATCTATTTACGTATTCCTATATAAATCACACATATTAATTACTTTAGCTTTGTGGTCAGTCCTGAAATTTGGAAATGTGTGTTCTCCAACTTTGTGATTTTCCTTCAAGGTTGTCTTGACTGTTTGAAGGTcgttttcatttccattcaggTTTTAGAGTTGGCTTGTCTGTTTCCAAGGACAATGACTAAGCACCTGTGCCCAGGCTTGGAGTAAAGTGCCTGGAATCAGGGTCTGCTCTCCTAAAGCCCAAGCGGGGGCAGCGTGGCCAGGTTTGGTGCAGGCTATCTACAGActgtggtgaggggaggggatgaCAAGGAACACATCAGAGTGACTGCTTATTTCCCACGGAAAACAGTTGATGCAGTAGAACAGTGAACTATGTCCTTAAAGTTCCAAAAGTTTTGGTACCTGGAATGCTATACCCTATTAAATTACCATTCAAATGAAAGAACCAAATAAAGATGCTGTTCAGATTTGCAAGCACctaaaaagtttctcttcagctGGTATCTTACAAAGAAAGTCTCTCACCATTGCAATGGCCatctaatttattaataattttaaattccatgagctataaatatttatttgcaaaaattcAGACATTACAAATATGTATAAAGAAGTGGAaattctctccctttctgtccccCCTCCTTGCACATCCATTCTTATGCCAGAGACTATACACACATAGATattcatacaatttttaaaaacatagtggATTAATACTTTTATACTTTGTtctacatcttttattttttcctttgggggggtaattagatttatttgtttatttatttgatggaggtactggggatcaaacccaagacctcatgcatgctaagtatgtgctctaccactgaactgtaccctgcCCCACCTTGTTCTATGTCGTTGCTTTTCTACTTAATGGCTTTTCAAGGAAGTGATAGAGCTGTATTTGATTCTTCCAACATATTATATATTGTTACATTCTATATAATTAaccataaataatttatttattcccttCTGATAGGATTTTAGGTTGCTGCcaatttttaatctcttaaaccgggattcattgaaaaaaatctcaattctATATACatttatgataatatttttaCAAAGCAGACTTCTAAGAGTGGGAATTTCTAGAATAAGGTATtaaatcacttatttttaaacatttagctTTAGGGatagagggaggggagaaagttTCCAGCATCCTCCCTTCACCACTGTGGAATGGACAGTTTTCATGTCATCactctttgcttgtttttttctggcCATTAGGGTTTTTAATTGCATggtgaaaaaataagagaaatttgaaaagaaataaatccaTTAGCAAGATAATGAAGGAAGGATAGAAAGATAAGGAAAGAGTAACAGTGAAAACAATTTATAAGCaagaaagttttttaaagagaaaaacaaggaatTATAAAAACCCTCAATTTGAGAAAATTAGCTAAATATGCCCCACctactctttcttctcttcactcattctttccaccttcaaatattttcaaagacatTCAACAGGTAtaaattaagtaattatttttaagcagTATATTGAAATGTGAAGGCCCTTGGAGGATAAGTCTtaataaaagacagaaatttgTTCAGGAAATACCTGTAGGGAAAGGGTTAGTTTAAAGCAGTATTTGGAAGATGAGATGTCATGAATTTTCATAAGAAAGAGGGGAAATAGTAAGGGAAGAGGATTATGAGTTAAGCAGAGACAAGGCCAACTGGTGGGCCGTCATCAATGGATGTGCCTGCCCACAGTAGAAATAGCCTTGTCTCCCATGGCTTAAAAATGCTGACCTCCAAGAGCTTGATTGCTCACCAAGATCCAatagaaaccagagttaagtggAGCCAGTTCCACTGTGTGTTCATCAAGAGGGTGCTGCCTGGGGTTTCCTCCTGCCCTTCAGCTTCCTCAGGCCCTGCTTCAGGTCTTTGTTTCTCAGGCTGTAGATGAAAGGGTTGAGCATGGAGGACAGAACTGTGTAGACAATCGTTGCCATGTGGTCCCTGACGGTGTAGGTGGACACGGGCTGTAAATAGACATAGAAGATGCTTCCATAAAAGAGTGTTACCACAGTGAGGTGAGAACCGCAAGTGGAGAAGGCTTTGCGTTTCCCAGCAGCTGAAGGAATGTTGAAAACAGTGATGAGGATTCGTGTGTAAGAGAAAGCAATGAATAGAAAGGGGGTCACCAAAATAACAGATCCTTCAATCATTATCACAATTTCATTGACAAATGTGGAGGAGCAGGACAATTTCATCAGAGGGCTGAGGTCGCAGAGAAAGTGGTGGATAACATTAGAGTCACAGAAGTTGAGCTGATTCAGCAGAAGTGTGTGTAGGAGTGAGTGGAGGTGAGGCAATGAGCAGGAGAAGGCCACCAGGAGGACACAGCGGTGGTGGCTCATGATGGTGACATAGTGGAAGGGGTcacagatggccacatagcggtcaaAGGCCATGACTGCTAGAAGGCAGCTGTCAGTGTTGCCCaaagcatatataaaatacatctgGGTCAGACACCCAGCATAGGCGATGGTCTTCCCCGACAAGAAGTTGACCAGCATCCTGGGAACAATGGTCGTTGAGAAGCAAATGTCAGTGAATGATAGGaaactcaagaagaaatacatGGGGGTCTTGAGCTGGGGGTCAGAGCGGATGGCCAGGATGATGAGCAGGTTCCCTATTATTGTGATGAGGTACATGGTGAGGAAGAGGATAAAGAGTGGCATCTGGTCCTCAGGCCGGGAGGAGAGTCCCAGGAGGATGAATTCAGAGACACTGCTGGTTTGGTTGACTCTTTCCATTGACTTGGGTCTAGTTATATAcaagaagcttttttttaaatttattttacatgtCCCAATTCCATCACCTAATCCTGAGAAGCCAGCAGGTCTTTGTTTCCTCTGTTTCGTCACAATGAGCAGTTGTGCAGGGACCGCTTGTCAACCTCATGGTCTTTGTTGTACTCTTCCCTTCCCAAATCTGTGGGCTTCATATGGGCTTTATGTTGAAAGCTGGAGGAACAGAAGAAGAATTTTCCT
The nucleotide sequence above comes from Camelus dromedarius isolate mCamDro1 chromosome 10, mCamDro1.pat, whole genome shotgun sequence. Encoded proteins:
- the LOC105104613 gene encoding olfactory receptor 1L8; the encoded protein is MERVNQTSSVSEFILLGLSSRPEDQMPLFILFLTMYLITIIGNLLIILAIRSDPQLKTPMYFFLSFLSFTDICFSTTIVPRMLVNFLSGKTIAYAGCLTQMYFIYALGNTDSCLLAVMAFDRYVAICDPFHYVTIMSHHRCVLLVAFSCSLPHLHSLLHTLLLNQLNFCDSNVIHHFLCDLSPLMKLSCSSTFVNEIVIMIEGSVILVTPFLFIAFSYTRILITVFNIPSAAGKRKAFSTCGSHLTVVTLFYGSIFYVYLQPVSTYTVRDHMATIVYTVLSSMLNPFIYSLRNKDLKQGLRKLKGRRKPQAAPS